In Deltaproteobacteria bacterium, a genomic segment contains:
- a CDS encoding glutathione S-transferase family protein yields MRPATKVGTRESVRVVGSYVSPYVRKVLVVLDLKGIPYEIDPIIPFMGNDASPIRRIPVLTDDQITLTDSTVICEYLDDRHPELPVRPSGAVARARARWLEEFADTRMGEVDRSLRLGCPGRSGDRRSLPSARRRRDAVS; encoded by the coding sequence GTGCGGCCGGCTACTAAAGTCGGCACGCGCGAATCCGTACGAGTCGTCGGGAGCTACGTTTCGCCGTACGTCCGCAAGGTTCTCGTCGTCCTCGATCTCAAGGGCATCCCCTACGAGATCGACCCGATCATTCCCTTCATGGGGAACGACGCGAGCCCGATACGTCGGATCCCCGTTCTCACGGACGACCAGATCACCCTCACGGACTCGACGGTGATCTGCGAATACCTCGACGACCGCCACCCCGAGCTGCCGGTTCGGCCGTCGGGCGCGGTGGCGCGTGCCCGTGCGCGTTGGCTCGAGGAGTTCGCCGACACGCGGATGGGCGAGGTCGATCGATCCCTTCGTCTGGGGTGTCCCGGCCGATCAGGAGATCGTCGATCGCTACCTTCGGCACGGCGGCGCCGCGACGCGGTCTCATGA
- a CDS encoding HAMP domain-containing histidine kinase — protein MAVAPATVEMSRRRVLVLVQLIAVAVAAAGILVCQSFASPFQTACVLVALAVAASLGVCSLHGLDRERVVRSEARRLKNEMLANVSHELRTPLNAILGYAEVLDSIEGLREAERAEMNGRILANAVTLTCSVNNLLEYSSVVAGETMLRRGTVSLGELFEEIEPWVGRLIDDKPIRFAWEVDPRVPVIETDRGKLRQTLLNLLSNAAKFTIHGEILLSADTGPAGIEIRVSDTGVGMSLAEQSVIFEDFRQVEGSITRPFGGMGLGLTLAHRFSELLGGTLEVESAPAKGTRVSLRLPVAQTQIGNFALEVARSSAAA, from the coding sequence ATGGCGGTTGCTCCAGCGACCGTCGAGATGTCCCGCCGCCGCGTCCTCGTCCTCGTGCAACTGATCGCCGTCGCCGTAGCGGCGGCGGGCATCCTCGTCTGCCAATCGTTCGCCTCTCCCTTCCAGACGGCTTGCGTGCTCGTCGCCCTCGCCGTGGCGGCGAGTCTCGGGGTGTGCTCGCTCCACGGGCTCGACCGCGAACGGGTCGTGCGTAGCGAAGCGCGCCGCCTCAAGAACGAGATGTTGGCGAACGTCTCGCACGAGCTGCGGACGCCACTGAACGCCATCCTCGGCTACGCCGAGGTCCTCGATTCGATCGAGGGTCTCCGTGAGGCCGAGCGGGCCGAGATGAACGGGCGCATCCTGGCGAACGCAGTCACCCTCACGTGCTCGGTCAACAACCTCCTCGAGTACTCCTCGGTCGTCGCCGGCGAGACCATGCTCCGGCGGGGAACCGTGTCCTTGGGCGAGCTCTTCGAGGAGATCGAACCCTGGGTCGGACGGCTGATCGACGACAAGCCGATCCGCTTCGCCTGGGAAGTCGACCCGCGGGTGCCGGTCATCGAGACGGATCGCGGGAAACTCAGGCAGACCCTGCTGAATCTGCTGTCGAACGCCGCCAAGTTCACGATCCACGGCGAGATCCTCCTCTCGGCCGACACCGGGCCCGCCGGGATCGAGATCAGGGTGAGCGACACGGGTGTGGGCATGAGCTTGGCCGAGCAGTCGGTCATCTTCGAAGACTTCCGGCAGGTCGAAGGCTCGATCACCCGGCCCTTCGGGGGTATGGGCCTCGGCCTCACGTTGGCGCACCGCTTCAGCGAGCTCCTCGGCGGCACCCTCGAGGTCGAGAGCGCGCCTGCCAAGGGAACACGCGTGTCACTTCGTTTGCCGGTCGCGCAGACGCAAATTGGCAACTTTGCACTGGAGGTGGCGCGCTCGTCGGCCGCCGCCTGA
- a CDS encoding AMP-binding protein → MEQLTVGEYFDRAALGMGEREAVVFVDAHVRWRYRDLHAHVTQVAKGLMGLGVDAGDHVALFASNRVEWVLVQLAAAKVGAVLVPIDPAAGAEDLAHVLAHSDAATLFLVDRVDEVSLYDVLLEACPDLAKARPGHLSSRRFPILKRVALLGNADRLPGTITWSEVLAGGAGITSHLLRRRQDSVEPADVAIIQYTSATTGAAKGVELTHLNLVNEAIAVGDCMRLGRSDRLCVPVSFARPFGSVIGTLGALGRGAAMVVPAEHFDAGKMLATLAVEHCTALNAEPRLLGSALRHPAAIRLDFRSLRTGVIAGAEASVGLVPEVAARLHLPDVTVAYGQTETTAVVTQTRTNDPMDLRATTAGRSLPDVEVKIVDPASGVEIAAGGEGELCCRGFPVMRGYYKMPELTATTIGGNGWLRTGDLAVMDRFGYCTITGRRPLRSS, encoded by the coding sequence ATGGAGCAGCTCACCGTCGGCGAATACTTCGACCGCGCTGCGCTCGGGATGGGCGAGCGCGAGGCGGTGGTATTCGTCGATGCGCACGTGCGTTGGCGCTATCGCGATCTGCACGCCCACGTGACCCAGGTGGCGAAGGGCCTCATGGGCCTCGGCGTCGACGCGGGGGACCACGTGGCGCTGTTCGCGAGCAACCGCGTCGAATGGGTGCTGGTGCAGCTCGCGGCCGCCAAGGTCGGAGCGGTGCTCGTACCGATCGATCCCGCGGCCGGGGCCGAAGACCTGGCACACGTCCTCGCGCACTCCGACGCCGCGACGCTCTTCCTGGTCGACCGCGTCGACGAGGTGAGCCTCTACGACGTGCTGCTCGAGGCTTGCCCGGATCTCGCAAAGGCCCGCCCCGGCCATCTCTCCAGTCGCCGCTTTCCGATCCTGAAGCGCGTCGCGCTCCTCGGCAACGCCGACCGCCTCCCGGGCACGATCACGTGGTCGGAGGTGCTCGCCGGCGGCGCCGGCATCACGAGCCACCTGCTGCGCCGCCGCCAGGACTCCGTCGAGCCCGCCGACGTCGCGATCATCCAGTACACGTCAGCGACGACGGGCGCGGCCAAAGGCGTCGAGCTCACCCATCTGAACCTGGTCAACGAAGCGATCGCCGTCGGCGACTGCATGCGGCTCGGCCGCAGCGACCGGCTCTGCGTGCCCGTGTCGTTCGCGCGGCCGTTCGGCAGCGTCATCGGGACCCTCGGAGCGCTCGGAAGGGGCGCGGCGATGGTCGTGCCCGCGGAGCATTTCGACGCCGGGAAGATGCTCGCAACGCTCGCCGTTGAGCACTGCACCGCGCTGAATGCCGAGCCGCGCCTGCTCGGCTCGGCGCTCCGCCACCCCGCTGCCATCCGCCTTGACTTCAGGTCGCTCCGCACGGGGGTGATCGCGGGCGCCGAGGCATCCGTCGGCCTCGTACCCGAGGTCGCCGCCCGCCTGCACCTGCCCGACGTGACGGTCGCCTACGGACAGACCGAAACGACGGCGGTCGTGACCCAGACGCGCACCAACGACCCGATGGATCTGCGCGCGACGACGGCCGGCCGGTCGCTCCCCGACGTCGAGGTCAAGATCGTGGATCCGGCGAGCGGGGTGGAAATTGCCGCCGGCGGCGAAGGCGAGCTCTGCTGCCGCGGCTTCCCGGTGATGCGCGGCTACTACAAGATGCCCGAGCTCACGGCGACGACGATCGGCGGCAACGGCTGGCTCCGCACCGGAGACCTCGCGGTCATGGACCGCTTCGGCTACTGCACGATCACCGGACGGCGGCCGCTCAGATCTTCATGA